The DNA region GGATGGCTGGCAGGGGCGTCAACACCGTAGGGTAGTTTAATATTCCACTAAATTTTCGGCGTGGGGACCGCCACTCCGTGTCCCCACGGGAATAGGTTGAGCGCCATGAGCAATCTCGATCGCCAGGCCACGCCCACCGTCTGCGGGGGGCGTGGCTTCGTCGTCTCCGAGCCGGTGCGGGAGCTCCTCTCTCCCCGCCGCGTCCAGCTCGGCGAGTCCACCGAAGTCCGTCGCCTGTTGCCCAACCTGGGGCGCCGTATGGTCGGGGCCTGGGCCTTCGTCGACCATTACGGCCCGGACGACATCGCCGACGAGCCCGGTATGCAGGTCCCTCCACACCCCCATATGGGGCTTCAGACGGTCAGCTGGCTGCATGACGGCGAGGTCCTGCACCGCGACAGCCTGGGCAGCTTGCGGACGATCCGCCCTCGGGAACTCGGGCTGATGACGTCAGGCAGGGCCATCAGCCACTCGGAGGAGAGCCCGAAGCCGCACGCCAGGTTTCTGCACGGTGCTCAGCTCTGGGTCGCGCTCCCCGATGCCCACCGGAACGTGGAACCGCACTTCCAGCACCACGCCGACCTGCCCACGGTCACGGCGCAGGGCCTCACCGCCACCGTGATCCTGGGCGAACTGGACGGTGCCAGGTCACCCGGGACCGCGTACACCCCGATCGTCGGAGCGGACCTCCACCTCGTCGGCGGCACGGAAAGCCGGCTGCCTCTCGAACCCGACTTCGAGTACGCCGTGCTGTCGATGTCCGGCGAGGCGGAGGTCGACGGTGTCCCGGTGCTGCCGGGCTCGATGCTCTACCTCGGTTGCGGCCGCACCGAACTGCCGTTGCGTGCCGCGTCCGACGCGGGGCTGATGCTGCTGGGCGGCGAGCCGTTCGAGGAAGAGCTCATCATGTGGTGGAACTTCATCGGGCGTTCCCAGGAGGAAATCGAGGCGGCCCGTCTGGACTGGACGGAGGGCCCCCGCTTCGGCGAGGTGAAGGGCTACGACGGGGCAAGGCTGGCTGCGCCGGCCTTGCCGCCGGTGGCGCTGAAGCC from Streptomyces sp. NBC_01754 includes:
- a CDS encoding pirin family protein, translated to MSNLDRQATPTVCGGRGFVVSEPVRELLSPRRVQLGESTEVRRLLPNLGRRMVGAWAFVDHYGPDDIADEPGMQVPPHPHMGLQTVSWLHDGEVLHRDSLGSLRTIRPRELGLMTSGRAISHSEESPKPHARFLHGAQLWVALPDAHRNVEPHFQHHADLPTVTAQGLTATVILGELDGARSPGTAYTPIVGADLHLVGGTESRLPLEPDFEYAVLSMSGEAEVDGVPVLPGSMLYLGCGRTELPLRAASDAGLMLLGGEPFEEELIMWWNFIGRSQEEIEAARLDWTEGPRFGEVKGYDGARLAAPALPPVALKPRGRVR